The genomic segment taacaaatgcgttagagttcaacaatttttcaaaacctctttttttttcttgaaaaaaaaatcactGAATcctagaagggcgcctacgtatctcacccccgaaagaggagaatcatgtgtgcgtagttcgtgaagtcatGCCAAAATGACCaattgaactctttttttttccttgaaactttaagaagaaaagaaaataacaatttgtcaaaagaattgacgaaaatgtttttgaatttttcagctttaacatccctaaacaaagtgaaatctatgattaccaaagaaaatctttttgggttttcagttttaaatttcatatgaaaatggaacttgaacctattaaagaaaaatctttttgtagttttcttttaaagatgtatatgaaacacctactctaaatgaagagtgaagaaaatctttttgaatttttgaaataagatcaaccaaaaatgaaaactACGACTAttgagaaaaatctttttttttttgtatttttctttttaatacatgtatgaaacacctactctaaatgaagagtgaaatttttttttaatttttttttttaaaaataagatccccaaaccaacaataggctgcctacgtatctcacatcccgaaagaggagaatcaagggtgcgtagttcgtccagattagacaattaatgattaaataacggattgcaccctgacttgagacacgaccaaagacatgcgatgaacaacataacaaatttttattttttttgagtttttaatttgacacttcacataaaaatatgacaccaacagctatgaaagaaaatctttttggtattgtcgttatgtaaaatgtacaaaacttctaccaccttttttgaatttttcttttataaaaaaaaaatcctgaaaaaatctttttggagtttacGAATTGTGAATGTTtgctaaataaaacaaaaggaaaatctttttgatgttttatttttttttaattattttttatttttttattattttttaaaaaaatgagtgcaaaaagtaaaaaaaatcttgtttttttttttttgaatttttgaatcgtggaaaacaaaagccataaagaacctaaaaactacgaaactcttttttgattcaccttttctctttttttaaacactttcttgtctacacactttacttctaacacatgtttccCTAAATCGGTTcgtcaaatgaccatgttaccctcaaagatgcaacatttagcacgtagggatgctttaaaggtgagtctcctacaaaggaccatgtgggccccgctaggtctcaatatgatgcacataagaatgacctaaaggctaacctacgttgtggtttactaacaaggccgttcgagggagcatatgatcgatagtggctacTTTGCTTTCTAcgtactccatacatccaacggctccccccctgaaataaaggtgactcaactagagttcgtgcgcacgacGTGCGCTCCGACACTTGTTgcggaaagaatgactcgggttatgcacatgatgtcagatataaaagtggtaacacataggataaatactataaataaagagcacaaaaatacacaaaagtgaaaacacaaacaaaatcacaaacaatgcttatacactcgtaatgccaaacaaagccgatacgactccaaaaaaagCTCGGATTCTGAAATTCTCCCCAGCAGCTGTCACAACCCTTTTTCATACTTCAAAAAATTATGGATTAAGtttcgaaagagtttttattattaaagtgacaaaagatgaaaattagtttcgaaaaggactttttatattcaaaactcagagtcgccactcggcacaatctggtgtgccaagtcacctttggaaatccttttcaaaacggtttttgactctttaaactgatccgcgaacagagattccagctaaggaattctgttgaccaagggaaaggtgttaggcacccctcgattccGTGGTTCGATCACGATCGtttggtggagcgtatcgactaatttgacattacaaatgtataaaccacacaaaaacactaGAAATCAGAACCAAACAAGAAATCGTTGAGAACAGGGAATCAACAAAACCTAAATCAAAACTGATTTGCCCCTTTTTAGGAGTAGCCGAATTCGGTTGTGGTTTTCACTAGAATTAATGGAGGAAGCGGTTGTTTTCCAATGGGTCATTTTCGAAGAGAGACAGTGGATTTCGATGAACCGTTCGCCCAAAAACTCAAACCAGTCAGCTGAGGTATCTCCGTTCTGCGTTTTCACACTTCTCACTCGATTTCAGCTCACTCCCTCTCTTTGTTACGTCTTTCTCTCCGCTCCTCACCTTTTTCGATCTCCGGTCACACTCGATCTCTGTCCCTCACGTCATTCTGCTGCCAGCTATCTCTCTATTTCTCTTCTCTACCTCACGATCTCCCTCTCAATCTCTTTACTGTGTGTATTTTCGGTGGCTGTGCGTGAATGCGTGTATTctaagagaagagaaagaagggATGAATATGGTGAGTCCCCCTTCTTTGAtctgtgtatgtgtgtatatatccctgaagaagaaaagaagagccccctcttcttctttttaattcaAGACCCCCCAAAAAATGAAATCCCCTTTCTTTCTGGATGTAATTGTGTATGTATACGTGAGGTTGAGTGAATTTGTTTTGCTGTGGGGCTCATGTATGTGAGGTGTCCTGAGGGAAATTTCCTAGAAATTCCTTCTAGTTATAtctctttgtggacaagaaaaggAGAGGGggaggtgttgttttttaattggaggggtaagggttaggtgtcttattttaattgaaagggttgttaggatgttaaaaagaataaaagtttgttagggattttcttgagagttattttttttatattttttgtgggatgtaattatATGGGTGAGGGTATActgtaggataaggtaaaaatgggtaaaaagtcaattttgggaggacaaaattaggtgtctataaTAAGTATAcacagtccatatcactacctcagagatgaggtagagagactgtttctgatagacctccGGTTCAAGATATATAAAACAATCTCGACAATGAATAGTAAAAGGACAAAACACAATAGAAATTACCACACACAAGATTCACCTAGTAATACAACAAACGATACAACATCCTGAAATAATacaccttctaccctaattcgcctcctccacaacttctTATATATCTACGATCATGTCCTCGTTAAGCTGAAGCTAGTCCATCTAAATATACATTTTTAGCtggattttataaattttgattgaaACAAGTTATTGACTGCATTAATTAGAGATATTTTTGAAGACATAAAAGGACCCCCGTTGAAAGTAAGAAAGGGATTTATCAAGTAAGTAGCATCAATATCAACATAACATCTTATACAAGAAAATGGAAAACGTAGCTAACTAGAAAAGAAAGTCccttcatgattatatatataaacttatTTCATTTACGCAATCGAATTAACATCATTCTATTTTTCACTCATGACATCTCATATTTTAAACTTACTTCATTTTTTGACTTATATCTATCAATAATGTTGGCATGCGAGTCAGACCAATCGATAGGACTTCAGATGCCACGACGCGTATATTCATGTTGGATAACTCATAAATTTTATCGAATCGATATGACTTTATAACGCGTTAGCATGAAAAACATAAGGACATGGCCTTACATTCGAAGGACAAAAAGTTACTTGCCTTTATATGGAAAATAAACAAAGCATGTGGGACTATAAAACAAGTTAGGATTATCTTGTAGGACTAAAAAGCAAAAACTAAAGGACCCCAATCCAATGATTGGTCGTTTCAGAAAAATAAACATCAACTAGTTAATAGCTTTAGTGTCGATATAACATAAGGTAAGGGTGTCAAATGATCGAGAGTCAATATAGAATGTTAGAGTGTCAAATAAGCGGAAGTCGATATAACAAAAGATAAGTGTGTCAAATGAGCAAACGTCGATATAACAGAAGGTAAGGGTGTCAAATGAGCGGGAGTCGATATAACAGAAAGTAAGGGTGTCAAATGAGCGGGTGTCGATATAACATAAGGTAAGGATGTCATATGATGAGCGGGTGTTGGTATAAGAAGGCGTAAGGGTGTAAAATGAGCGGGAGTTGATATAACAGAAGGTAAGAGTCTCAAATGAGCGGGTTAGACTGAGTAAATAAATTATAGGCGGTTAATGGCCCGTTCAAAAGTTACCTAGGTTGATATGCGTTGAGTTAAAATGAGCTAATGAGGTGACTTTGCAagttaaccaactctctaagagtCTACATATAAAGATGCGTCATGCATCTATTATCTTGATGTAAATATCGAGTACGAATAGCTTTTTACCCTTCTACAACCCTTAATGGAGAATTTTTTTATAGTCATATGGATCGTATGAAATGAGTTTAACTTTTGTACACTCCAAAAACTCTCATgttacatctttttttttcttagattAAAAATATCTATCGATATATCTTCTGTTACAAGAAgtaaaaatatgttatatatctcATATGTTATAATAAGTAAATGAGCtgatattataaaaattatgtatacttttttcttaaaaaaagaaaaagaaaaaagtgcatTGGGAAGAAAACCAAAGGAGAAGGCATaaatatccaaaagaaaaaagtGCATTAGAAGCATAAATATCCAAAagacaattttaataaaataagaagtGCTTAAAGAAAAAGATGGATCATATCTTATAATAAATAATCACAAAGGTTGCAATATATGTCCAAAAAGGATGCATTTTATGCACATGTTATAGGGACCCAATTATACTAAACTCATCATCTTAGAAATTGTATCTAATTATTAACCTATATAAATCCCcttctaaaactatatataaaaaccacaacaaaatccaatatacataatatatacagCAAATATACGCAAAATATGGTCAAGTCCAAGATAATTGGAAAGTTATTGAAGGTTCAATATCTTCATCAATTGATTCCCAATTCCAAAAATAAGTCAAATAATAAAGCTATTGATGATCAATTTCCCGACGAAGCGCCACGTGGAGAGACATTTTTGGTGCCAAACGATGTGAAAGAAGGACACTTTGTTGTTTTATCGGTGAACCCCGAAGAGGAACCAACTAGGTTTGTGGTGGAACTGCACTGGCTAACGCATCCatcattcttgaaattattgaaaCAAGCTGAAGATGAATATGGATTTAGACAACAAGGTGTTCTTGAATTCCCGTGTCGTGCCGAGGAATTGGAGAAGGTTCTTGCTGCTGGATGTTCGAACAAAGTTCCAAGTTTGGTAGCCAAAAAGTTTAAGAAGCTACATGTTAGGCCTTTCGCAAAAAATCGTGTGTCTTAGTGGAGTTCTTGTTGCTGTATGTTCGAACAAATTAAAGTTCCACGACATGCAAGGCCTTTCGAAAAAAATTGTACAGCATAGTGaaattcaaatattaattttatatatatatatataatgttaaaGTTGAAACCAAGAATGCTTTAACATGGTTAGCATGGAATATCACATGTTGATGTTTATAAACCCAATGGTGAAAATTTAGACTATTATAATACTTAAcatttgaataaaattacaaaaaaaaataaaaattagaatattAGATTGTAAGTGCATTTTAAcgattattatatataaattacttATTGTTTAAATTTTTCATAGAAAGAGGTTTGGTATATGTTCACATATGTTtttgaattctttatcttcttctctaTATtatattgggagctaattatatatctcgacggACTTAAAATCGGAAGAATATAttaagagctaattatgtatttttaccaaaagaaaaaactgtagcttcgttggatgtattgggagctaattatgtatctcaacagacccaaaatcgaaattttcagtaattatgcaaaatatcgaGATTTTCTATAATCGACATTTATGTTGTTTGctctttaatttatgttttttattttcaaatataaagaCTTAAAAGAGATAATATGGAGTTCCTTCACCTTTACTTAGAGACTTGTGTTCGAGCTCTGATGAGCACTTTCTAATAATGATCATAGCGGTCGTTTGATTGAGAAAGAGTTATCTCGAGAGAACTAATCTTCGTTTGATTGGGAAAGAGTTATCTCGAGAGAACTAATCTTCGTTTGATTAGGAAAGAGTTATCTCGAGAGAACTAATCTCAGGATTCGGGATTAGTTATCCTACCATGCATATGGATAACTTCTTcaatcactatggtgtaaatgatgGATAAATAATTTCgatactaactaatacctccaatcaaatatgaataaaataatctTTCCTTTTATCTTAGACTATTTATCCCctgtacctcacaccaaacgaccccgtATTGTTTTCCCCACAAGTCATGAACCTTACATGCATGACATAAatcttaattaaaatatatttttcttaccAAACTCCACCATAATATAAGTTCacattaaaacaaataattaatgatTGCATATGAAATGACATTAGTTGGAAGACAACAAATGGGAGAAAGGGAAATATCAAGTAAGTAACATCAATATCAACACAGCTAGCccaactcaaaaaattaaataaaccagACATCTCGGGCTCGAGCtttgaataaaaaagaaagacaGCTCGATGAACTAAAACTATCGCTATGCGCAATGTCTGGAGAAGGAcctcaccacaagggtgtattgtacacagtcttaccttgcatttctgctagagactgtttccaaggcttgaatccATGACCTCCGagtcacatgacagcaactttaccagttactccaaggcttccCTTCGGGTTCGAGCTTTGGATATGGGGAAAATTTTGTTGGGAGTGCTACCCCCTTATGGGCCCTGCAATGCGCGATTCGGATTAATCAAAACTCCAATGCGGACACTGAATACCAGATgggaaaccaaaaagaaaaaaattaaataaacatatatacaataataacaataatatatcaaTTGTTAACTCTAACATAAACaagttttttttgttgtttaattaagttatatatatatataacgtgtCATTAGTGCAACAATTTTACATGTacgtttttatttaaaatataggaTTTActaccaaataaaaatataacatgttGATATAAAAAATTTGACAATATATATGACtttgaactcttttttttttgtcttcaatagatatattttaattttttaagccaAAGTGTTTCCCAAcctgttaataatttttttgttaactTGGGCTATAAATATTGGTTTTCTTAGGatatatttttgaaatcattACGgtatctattttaatttcttaCTTCATAATTTGTATGCCTTTTAATATACAGTAAATTTGTTTTTCTTCCCTAATAGATGTAGATCACATTGATCGGATCATATTAAATTATGtctcctttattttcttaaacctATAAGTATTTCCGTATTAGtttttgttattatcattataacATTGTTTGACTAATTTCGCATTACGCAACATTTCAatcataaaataagaattttaataaAAGAAGAACAAGGTACTTAAAGAAAAAGATGGAtcttatgttgcaataaatgaccaaaaaatgGTTGCAATTAATCACATGATGTGGCCTGTAGAAAATTATGTATCTATACATCCttctcaaattaatattttatttttgaaaattaatttaactcatctttgaaattaaattaagttggatcaattcaatattttataattaaaagataagtagtataagttataatttttcacatgtaaatttgataaaaaatatattttaaaatatttgttaaagTTTTCCTTTCCTTGATTAGAATAGGAAAAtgaatatatagatatatatgtattgcGATGGACGCAGAGTAAATAGATTAGATTTGAACGCAGCTGTTATTCTGCAGCGATACGAACTCGACCTGCTTTACCCACTCTAGATCATATAGCATGTTAGTGGATGAACGCAGCTGTTATTCCACGGTGATATAGACTCGACCTGCTTTACCCACTCTAGATATCATACAACATGTTGGTG from the Capsicum annuum cultivar UCD-10X-F1 chromosome 9, UCD10Xv1.1, whole genome shotgun sequence genome contains:
- the LOC107841710 gene encoding auxin-responsive protein SAUR50, yielding MVKSKIIGKLLKVQYLHQLIPNSKNKSNNKAIDDQFPDEAPRGETFLVPNDVKEGHFVVLSVNPEEEPTRFVVELHWLTHPSFLKLLKQAEDEYGFRQQGVLEFPCRAEELEKVLAAGCSNKVPSLVAKKFKKLHVRPFAKNRVS